A single genomic interval of Acetomicrobium sp. S15 = DSM 107314 harbors:
- the proS gene encoding proline--tRNA ligase encodes MARNITPKEEDYSQWYLDVIKIAELADYAPVRGCMVIRPWGYAIWESIQSQLDARFKETGHANAYFPLLIPASFLEKEAEHVEGFSPECAVVTHAGGEELEEPFVIRPTSETVIGYMYSRWVQSWRDLPILINQWCNVMRWEKRPRLFLRTSEFLWQEGHTAHATKEEAIDETLKMLEVYRSFMEEVLALPVVTGEKSEGERFPGALNTYTCEAMMSDKRALQVGTSHFLGQNFSKAFDISFQNKDGNMDYAWTTSWGTSTRLIGAVIMTHSDDDGLVLPPRLAPVKAVLIPISTDERKLEDTLLPKARELANRLEAALGPRSVIVDSQFHLRPGDRFFYHLQRGIPLRLELGEREWDRCVLRAVRRDTAQKEEISWDAVDSAVPRILEEMQRALYERALAFREANTYHAGSFDEFKGLLEEKGGFIKAYFAGGVAEERAIKEATTATVRCLPLNDNSKGRCFYTKKDGGRLAIFAKAY; translated from the coding sequence ATGGCGAGAAACATCACGCCTAAGGAAGAAGATTATTCTCAGTGGTATTTGGACGTCATCAAGATCGCAGAGCTTGCCGACTATGCCCCGGTCAGGGGGTGCATGGTCATACGCCCGTGGGGCTACGCCATATGGGAATCGATTCAAAGCCAGCTCGACGCGCGCTTCAAGGAGACGGGGCACGCGAACGCTTACTTCCCCCTACTCATACCCGCTTCCTTTCTCGAGAAAGAGGCGGAACACGTAGAGGGCTTTTCCCCCGAATGTGCCGTGGTGACCCATGCCGGTGGGGAGGAGCTGGAGGAACCTTTCGTCATCCGTCCCACTTCGGAGACGGTGATAGGTTATATGTACAGCAGGTGGGTGCAATCGTGGAGAGATCTCCCGATACTCATAAACCAGTGGTGCAACGTCATGCGCTGGGAAAAGCGCCCGAGGCTTTTTTTGCGCACCTCCGAGTTTCTGTGGCAGGAAGGGCACACAGCCCACGCCACGAAGGAAGAGGCGATAGACGAGACGCTGAAGATGCTCGAGGTCTATCGTTCTTTTATGGAAGAAGTGCTTGCCCTTCCGGTGGTCACGGGAGAGAAGTCGGAGGGCGAGCGTTTCCCTGGAGCCTTGAACACTTATACGTGCGAAGCGATGATGAGCGATAAGCGCGCCCTCCAGGTGGGAACCAGCCATTTCTTGGGCCAGAACTTCTCCAAGGCTTTCGATATCTCCTTCCAAAACAAAGACGGGAACATGGATTACGCATGGACCACGAGCTGGGGGACCTCAACCCGCCTCATAGGGGCCGTGATCATGACGCATTCGGACGACGACGGCTTGGTGTTGCCTCCGCGCTTGGCCCCTGTGAAGGCGGTTTTGATCCCCATCAGCACCGATGAAAGGAAACTCGAGGACACGCTCTTGCCGAAAGCGCGGGAGCTCGCCAATCGCCTGGAGGCCGCCCTCGGGCCCCGCTCCGTAATCGTGGACTCCCAATTTCACCTCCGCCCCGGCGATAGGTTTTTCTATCACCTCCAGAGGGGAATTCCATTGAGGCTCGAGTTGGGAGAGCGCGAGTGGGACAGGTGTGTCCTTAGGGCCGTGAGGAGGGACACGGCGCAGAAAGAGGAAATCTCTTGGGACGCTGTGGATAGCGCCGTGCCCCGCATATTGGAGGAGATGCAGAGGGCGCTTTACGAGAGGGCGCTCGCATTTCGAGAGGCCAATACCTACCATGCGGGTTCTTTCGATGAGTTTAAGGGGCTGTTAGAGGAAAAAGGCGGCTTCATAAAGGCCTATTTCGCCGGCGGAGTTGCGGAGGAGAGGGCCATAAAAGAGGCTACTACCGCTACGGTTCGTTGCCTGCCGTTGAACGATAATAGCAAGGGCAGGTGCTTTTACACGAAAAAAGACGGAGGCAGGTTGGCCATCTTCGCCAAGGCCTATTAG
- a CDS encoding macro domain-containing protein, whose protein sequence is MATEKKVRGVTIRLYKGDITDYDGDAVVNAANNYLWMGSGVAGAIKRKGGVEIEREAVAKGPINVGEAVVTDAGQLNVDYVIHAAVMGQDLTTNERFIREATTNSLFLCDELGVKRVAFPAFGTGVGGFPLRECAKAMLEEVVLYLKEEDTNLEEIAFYLYGDEAFRVFSEVLESLETDPGSGQ, encoded by the coding sequence ATGGCGACGGAAAAGAAGGTGCGCGGCGTTACGATACGCCTTTATAAAGGCGATATCACCGACTACGACGGCGACGCCGTCGTCAACGCTGCCAACAATTATTTGTGGATGGGAAGCGGTGTGGCCGGCGCGATAAAGAGGAAGGGCGGCGTCGAGATAGAGAGGGAGGCCGTGGCGAAAGGGCCCATAAACGTAGGGGAAGCCGTCGTGACAGATGCCGGGCAGTTGAACGTGGATTACGTAATACACGCTGCCGTGATGGGCCAAGACTTGACGACCAACGAGCGCTTTATAAGGGAGGCCACGACGAACAGCCTTTTCTTGTGCGATGAGCTCGGCGTAAAGCGCGTCGCCTTTCCCGCCTTTGGCACCGGAGTCGGAGGTTTTCCCTTGAGGGAATGCGCCAAGGCCATGCTCGAAGAGGTTGTTCTGTATTTAAAAGAGGAGGATACAAATCTCGAGGAGATCGCCTTTTACCTCTACGGAGACGAGGCTTTTAGGGTCTTCAGCGAAGTGTTGGAATCGCTTGAAACCGATCCCGGATCGGG